A region from the Trachemys scripta elegans isolate TJP31775 chromosome 22, CAS_Tse_1.0, whole genome shotgun sequence genome encodes:
- the ABHD8 gene encoding protein ABHD8 isoform X4: protein MGRERPAGCFQGSIMLTSIADGIMCCLMGKTTNAVGPVDSVESSDGYSFLEVKPGRVLRVKHTLPTRQSEEGPEEGLERGVVHCKRKITLYRNGQLVIENLGDAIRSELLHCQNGPVEPQSTMELELSDVAGNASTQGTAANPGSGARQAPAPGKRRKRKPKKVVNIDCKKQISSCKGTQSDVVLFFIHGVGGSLDIWKEQLDFFSKLGYEVVAPDLAGHGSSSAPQIAAAYTFYALAEDMRAVFKRYAKKRNILIGHSYGVSFCTFLAHEYPDLVHKVIMINGGGPTALEPSLCSIFNMPTCVLHCLSPCLAWSFLKAGFARQGAKEKQLLKEGNAFNVSSFVLRAMMSGQYWPEGDEVYHAELTVPVLLVHGMHDKFVPVEEDQRMAEVQYRQPDLRGLRSTASCCSRS from the exons GAAgcatcatgctgaccagtatcgCCGATGGGATCATGTGTTGCCTGATGGGCAAGACAACCAACGCGGTGGGGCCCGTGGACAGCGTTGAGTCCAGCGACGGCTACAGCTTCCTGGAGGTGAAGCCCGGGAGGGTCCTGCGGGTGAAACACACCCTGCCCACCCGCCAGTCCGAGGAGGGGCCCGAGGAGGGGCTCGAGCGGGGCGTGGTGCACTGTAAGCGCAAGATCACCCTCTACCGCAATGGGCAGCTGGTGATCGAGAACCTGGGCGATGCCATCCGCTCCGAGCTCCTGCACTGCCAGAACGGCCCTGTGGAGCCCCAGAGCACCATGGAACTGGAGCTCTCGGACGTTGCCGGCAATGCCTCCACCCAGGGCACCGCTGCCAACCCGGGCTCCGGCGCCCGGCAGGCTCCAGCGCCCGGCAAGCGCCGGAAGCGCAAGCCCAAGAAGGTCGTCAACATCGACTGCAAGAAGCAGATCAGCAGCTGCAAGGGGACGCAGAGCGACGTGGTGTTGTTCTTCATCCACGGCGTGGGCGGCTCCCTGGACAtctggaaggagcagctggacttCTTCAGCAAGCTGGGCTACGAGGTGGTGGCCCCGGACCTGGCCGGACATGGCTCTAGCTCCGCCCCTCAGATCGCGGCCGCCTACACCTTCTACGCCCTGGCCGAGGACATGAGGGCCGTCTTCAAGCGATATGCAAAGAAGAGGAACATTCTGATAGGCCATTCGTATGG GGTTTCCTTCTGCACCTTCCTAGCCCACGAGTACCCGGACCTGGTCCACAAGGTGATCATGATCAACGGGGGCGGCCCCACCGCGCTGGAGCCCAGCCTGTGCTCCATCTTCAACATGCCAACCTGCGTCCTTCACTGCCTGTCCCCCTGCCTGGCCTGGAGCTTCCTCAA GGCTGGCTTCGCTCGCCAGGGTGCCAAAGAGAAGCAGCTGCTCAAGGAAGGCAACGCCTTCAACGTCTCCTCCTTCGTCCTGCGGGCCATGATGAGTGGCCAGTACTGGCCGGAGGGCGACGAGGTCTATCACGCCGAGCTCACCGTGCCGGTGCTGCTGGTGCACGGCATGCACGACAAGTTTGTGCCAGTGGAGGAGGATCAGCGGATGGCCGAGGTACAGTACCGGCAGCCAGACCTGCGTGGGCTGAGGAGCACAGC ATCCTGCTGCTCGCGTTCCTGA
- the ABHD8 gene encoding protein ABHD8 isoform X3 produces the protein MGRERPAGCFQGSIMLTSIADGIMCCLMGKTTNAVGPVDSVESSDGYSFLEVKPGRVLRVKHTLPTRQSEEGPEEGLERGVVHCKRKITLYRNGQLVIENLGDAIRSELLHCQNGPVEPQSTMELELSDVAGNASTQGTAANPGSGARQAPAPGKRRKRKPKKVVNIDCKKQISSCKGTQSDVVLFFIHGVGGSLDIWKEQLDFFSKLGYEVVAPDLAGHGSSSAPQIAAAYTFYALAEDMRAVFKRYAKKRNILIGHSYGVSFCTFLAHEYPDLVHKVIMINGGGPTALEPSLCSIFNMPTCVLHCLSPCLAWSFLKAGFARQGAKEKQLLKEGNAFNVSSFVLRAMMSGQYWPEGDEVYHAELTVPVLLVHGMHDKFVPVEEDQRMAEVQYRQPDLRGLRSTASTALVSAQL, from the exons GAAgcatcatgctgaccagtatcgCCGATGGGATCATGTGTTGCCTGATGGGCAAGACAACCAACGCGGTGGGGCCCGTGGACAGCGTTGAGTCCAGCGACGGCTACAGCTTCCTGGAGGTGAAGCCCGGGAGGGTCCTGCGGGTGAAACACACCCTGCCCACCCGCCAGTCCGAGGAGGGGCCCGAGGAGGGGCTCGAGCGGGGCGTGGTGCACTGTAAGCGCAAGATCACCCTCTACCGCAATGGGCAGCTGGTGATCGAGAACCTGGGCGATGCCATCCGCTCCGAGCTCCTGCACTGCCAGAACGGCCCTGTGGAGCCCCAGAGCACCATGGAACTGGAGCTCTCGGACGTTGCCGGCAATGCCTCCACCCAGGGCACCGCTGCCAACCCGGGCTCCGGCGCCCGGCAGGCTCCAGCGCCCGGCAAGCGCCGGAAGCGCAAGCCCAAGAAGGTCGTCAACATCGACTGCAAGAAGCAGATCAGCAGCTGCAAGGGGACGCAGAGCGACGTGGTGTTGTTCTTCATCCACGGCGTGGGCGGCTCCCTGGACAtctggaaggagcagctggacttCTTCAGCAAGCTGGGCTACGAGGTGGTGGCCCCGGACCTGGCCGGACATGGCTCTAGCTCCGCCCCTCAGATCGCGGCCGCCTACACCTTCTACGCCCTGGCCGAGGACATGAGGGCCGTCTTCAAGCGATATGCAAAGAAGAGGAACATTCTGATAGGCCATTCGTATGG GGTTTCCTTCTGCACCTTCCTAGCCCACGAGTACCCGGACCTGGTCCACAAGGTGATCATGATCAACGGGGGCGGCCCCACCGCGCTGGAGCCCAGCCTGTGCTCCATCTTCAACATGCCAACCTGCGTCCTTCACTGCCTGTCCCCCTGCCTGGCCTGGAGCTTCCTCAA GGCTGGCTTCGCTCGCCAGGGTGCCAAAGAGAAGCAGCTGCTCAAGGAAGGCAACGCCTTCAACGTCTCCTCCTTCGTCCTGCGGGCCATGATGAGTGGCCAGTACTGGCCGGAGGGCGACGAGGTCTATCACGCCGAGCTCACCGTGCCGGTGCTGCTGGTGCACGGCATGCACGACAAGTTTGTGCCAGTGGAGGAGGATCAGCGGATGGCCGAGGTACAGTACCGGCAGCCAGACCTGCGTGGGCTGAGGAGCACAGC GAGTACAGCCCTGGTATCTGCCcagctgtga
- the ABHD8 gene encoding protein ABHD8 isoform X1, with protein MGRERPAGCFQGSIMLTSIADGIMCCLMGKTTNAVGPVDSVESSDGYSFLEVKPGRVLRVKHTLPTRQSEEGPEEGLERGVVHCKRKITLYRNGQLVIENLGDAIRSELLHCQNGPVEPQSTMELELSDVAGNASTQGTAANPGSGARQAPAPGKRRKRKPKKVVNIDCKKQISSCKGTQSDVVLFFIHGVGGSLDIWKEQLDFFSKLGYEVVAPDLAGHGSSSAPQIAAAYTFYALAEDMRAVFKRYAKKRNILIGHSYGVSFCTFLAHEYPDLVHKVIMINGGGPTALEPSLCSIFNMPTCVLHCLSPCLAWSFLKAGFARQGAKEKQLLKEGNAFNVSSFVLRAMMSGQYWPEGDEVYHAELTVPVLLVHGMHDKFVPVEEDQRMAEILLLAFLKVIEEGSHMVMMECPETVNTLLHEFLLWEPETPAGEGREVEKK; from the exons GAAgcatcatgctgaccagtatcgCCGATGGGATCATGTGTTGCCTGATGGGCAAGACAACCAACGCGGTGGGGCCCGTGGACAGCGTTGAGTCCAGCGACGGCTACAGCTTCCTGGAGGTGAAGCCCGGGAGGGTCCTGCGGGTGAAACACACCCTGCCCACCCGCCAGTCCGAGGAGGGGCCCGAGGAGGGGCTCGAGCGGGGCGTGGTGCACTGTAAGCGCAAGATCACCCTCTACCGCAATGGGCAGCTGGTGATCGAGAACCTGGGCGATGCCATCCGCTCCGAGCTCCTGCACTGCCAGAACGGCCCTGTGGAGCCCCAGAGCACCATGGAACTGGAGCTCTCGGACGTTGCCGGCAATGCCTCCACCCAGGGCACCGCTGCCAACCCGGGCTCCGGCGCCCGGCAGGCTCCAGCGCCCGGCAAGCGCCGGAAGCGCAAGCCCAAGAAGGTCGTCAACATCGACTGCAAGAAGCAGATCAGCAGCTGCAAGGGGACGCAGAGCGACGTGGTGTTGTTCTTCATCCACGGCGTGGGCGGCTCCCTGGACAtctggaaggagcagctggacttCTTCAGCAAGCTGGGCTACGAGGTGGTGGCCCCGGACCTGGCCGGACATGGCTCTAGCTCCGCCCCTCAGATCGCGGCCGCCTACACCTTCTACGCCCTGGCCGAGGACATGAGGGCCGTCTTCAAGCGATATGCAAAGAAGAGGAACATTCTGATAGGCCATTCGTATGG GGTTTCCTTCTGCACCTTCCTAGCCCACGAGTACCCGGACCTGGTCCACAAGGTGATCATGATCAACGGGGGCGGCCCCACCGCGCTGGAGCCCAGCCTGTGCTCCATCTTCAACATGCCAACCTGCGTCCTTCACTGCCTGTCCCCCTGCCTGGCCTGGAGCTTCCTCAA GGCTGGCTTCGCTCGCCAGGGTGCCAAAGAGAAGCAGCTGCTCAAGGAAGGCAACGCCTTCAACGTCTCCTCCTTCGTCCTGCGGGCCATGATGAGTGGCCAGTACTGGCCGGAGGGCGACGAGGTCTATCACGCCGAGCTCACCGTGCCGGTGCTGCTGGTGCACGGCATGCACGACAAGTTTGTGCCAGTGGAGGAGGATCAGCGGATGGCCGAG ATCCTGCTGCTCGCGTTCCTGAAGGTGATTGAGGAGGGCAGTCACATGGTGATGATGGAGTGTCCGGAGACGGTGAACACCCTGCTCCACGAGTTCCTCCTGTGGGAGCCCGAGACGCCGGCCGGGGAAGGGCGAGAAGTGGAGAAGAAATAA
- the ABHD8 gene encoding protein ABHD8 isoform X2: protein MLTSIADGIMCCLMGKTTNAVGPVDSVESSDGYSFLEVKPGRVLRVKHTLPTRQSEEGPEEGLERGVVHCKRKITLYRNGQLVIENLGDAIRSELLHCQNGPVEPQSTMELELSDVAGNASTQGTAANPGSGARQAPAPGKRRKRKPKKVVNIDCKKQISSCKGTQSDVVLFFIHGVGGSLDIWKEQLDFFSKLGYEVVAPDLAGHGSSSAPQIAAAYTFYALAEDMRAVFKRYAKKRNILIGHSYGVSFCTFLAHEYPDLVHKVIMINGGGPTALEPSLCSIFNMPTCVLHCLSPCLAWSFLKAGFARQGAKEKQLLKEGNAFNVSSFVLRAMMSGQYWPEGDEVYHAELTVPVLLVHGMHDKFVPVEEDQRMAEILLLAFLKVIEEGSHMVMMECPETVNTLLHEFLLWEPETPAGEGREVEKK from the exons atgctgaccagtatcgCCGATGGGATCATGTGTTGCCTGATGGGCAAGACAACCAACGCGGTGGGGCCCGTGGACAGCGTTGAGTCCAGCGACGGCTACAGCTTCCTGGAGGTGAAGCCCGGGAGGGTCCTGCGGGTGAAACACACCCTGCCCACCCGCCAGTCCGAGGAGGGGCCCGAGGAGGGGCTCGAGCGGGGCGTGGTGCACTGTAAGCGCAAGATCACCCTCTACCGCAATGGGCAGCTGGTGATCGAGAACCTGGGCGATGCCATCCGCTCCGAGCTCCTGCACTGCCAGAACGGCCCTGTGGAGCCCCAGAGCACCATGGAACTGGAGCTCTCGGACGTTGCCGGCAATGCCTCCACCCAGGGCACCGCTGCCAACCCGGGCTCCGGCGCCCGGCAGGCTCCAGCGCCCGGCAAGCGCCGGAAGCGCAAGCCCAAGAAGGTCGTCAACATCGACTGCAAGAAGCAGATCAGCAGCTGCAAGGGGACGCAGAGCGACGTGGTGTTGTTCTTCATCCACGGCGTGGGCGGCTCCCTGGACAtctggaaggagcagctggacttCTTCAGCAAGCTGGGCTACGAGGTGGTGGCCCCGGACCTGGCCGGACATGGCTCTAGCTCCGCCCCTCAGATCGCGGCCGCCTACACCTTCTACGCCCTGGCCGAGGACATGAGGGCCGTCTTCAAGCGATATGCAAAGAAGAGGAACATTCTGATAGGCCATTCGTATGG GGTTTCCTTCTGCACCTTCCTAGCCCACGAGTACCCGGACCTGGTCCACAAGGTGATCATGATCAACGGGGGCGGCCCCACCGCGCTGGAGCCCAGCCTGTGCTCCATCTTCAACATGCCAACCTGCGTCCTTCACTGCCTGTCCCCCTGCCTGGCCTGGAGCTTCCTCAA GGCTGGCTTCGCTCGCCAGGGTGCCAAAGAGAAGCAGCTGCTCAAGGAAGGCAACGCCTTCAACGTCTCCTCCTTCGTCCTGCGGGCCATGATGAGTGGCCAGTACTGGCCGGAGGGCGACGAGGTCTATCACGCCGAGCTCACCGTGCCGGTGCTGCTGGTGCACGGCATGCACGACAAGTTTGTGCCAGTGGAGGAGGATCAGCGGATGGCCGAG ATCCTGCTGCTCGCGTTCCTGAAGGTGATTGAGGAGGGCAGTCACATGGTGATGATGGAGTGTCCGGAGACGGTGAACACCCTGCTCCACGAGTTCCTCCTGTGGGAGCCCGAGACGCCGGCCGGGGAAGGGCGAGAAGTGGAGAAGAAATAA
- the ANKLE1 gene encoding ankyrin repeat and LEM domain-containing protein 1, giving the protein MSPVLAARLCEALHGEEAPVVEALLKQGADPNLVLPEGIAAIHLAAGKERESGVRCLKLILQYGGNPNARSVEELTPLHVAASWGCYKCLKLLLRNGGDPNLEDQDGNRAIDLALEQGNKMCVQILQGFQYAWRPEEANGANKHTFCHEGLRNAESFLSTLTDDCTETGIISRLSEVWDDPGPLSSTQKCLPDGSPSNSGLGVTFNNAAAADASGRLSCIPGNLRDHPCCSVPPSTLAFCAYSHPGRSQGPGTLSDNGPCSRRGIPQPVLSSTWLSASNEPRELTSSLTTTQGLPGDEASASLSSETDNSLTPPGPGYEDTTDSGHGLSSQPVPGRDESISKEPVIFSQPQRCSMSHAARARRSVSFCESPKMFPLCNNGNWKESPSGPRCNPRVSAANGTLGLSWLSDVLDLEMLGKVNGQEGLDVTSPDHVYLFCRANSTAICDLEKTVMEPTFLARTHENSDSPFAAGQVLSRSSKSGSSQYTSCDSDCYISAADASDHSEPKKGLEGNEGCTQCRSSSLCAGDGSADSNSAGSTEGSSRVHLGKRLMASAAGQSCEKLVEMPSAGEAVTQHVPPSGSQNTEIAGGRHLSASSEASHVSREGSGLTSAGKPASELCTCGTAHESLKDTGVSSPSQELQAECVSHKQNDRGSNILTREPHQLTPAGVAVEEAGPREAAASVNYRQIIADWKLQGKLKGMQLSTDSSLSARTELTSSQWVARKADIQEWDPSAYGSDPEMPDTVLLSGAMGGTPDMGTPGGDMEDHNREEEMNGNPFQGRSVKHPSLSSEADTLVIQHLASPADGSGEDELSHLNEKQKMVPTSSDVSPLLQLRPRSCHVTPRTKNRLTSAARDSSSSSSLFEETLEMPRRPRRIRSPPGRRWMPVDPAACLEGNTVGGSWVAQGDENASCWEAEETNDLDDTEIIAKATSRSGSSAGHSSYPDASPTVLLDSAGGTDEQSLSGNKGKAETGAACHPGLPPRLPSSDTDNSPSDSMWLTEDGESDCTDPTRQVALTRPLDAMAFSQAESDAANEEDGRVLPSACPQEERRQPQLDAKRQPGLSRVSFSRLSSSRASWATSATDHPSRLSPVPDSCSQDFPLSPGGRPVNLSAREPVEYLYMDEEEGYALIERHVPCTDDASVLADTTSSDDTIVYDWRAYQSKLAEQASKENQPPQCKSPMATSRLHLLSDEALIRKLRNLGTNPGPITGLTRKFYLQLLDKLMKDPNAQARKRSAGHSPELASALETFQIPDCKDDEMALSRQFDQPDKNKKWREGVLKSSFNYLLLDPRVTQNLPFRCHHLSQADCFRSFVSAIFYVGKGKRSRPYSHLYQALTHYKGGKKQACPKVQHILDIWAGGQGVISVHCFQNVIPVEAYTREACLVDAIGLKMLTNQKKGNYYGVVASWPMKRRRCLGIHMLHRAMQIFLAEGERQLRPADLQIGQ; this is encoded by the exons ATGAGCCCGGTCCTGGCCGCCCGGCTGTGCGAGGCGCTGCACGGCGAGGAGGCCCC GGTTGTGGAAGCACTGCTGAAGCAGGGTGCAGATCCTAACCTGGTTCTGCCAGAGGGAATTGCAGCGATCCATCTGGCTGCTGGCAAAGAAAGGGAAAGCGGGGTTCGTTGTCTGAAGCTGATTCTCCAGTATGGTGGAAACCCAAATGCCAG GTCAGTAGAGGAACTCACGCCATTGCATGTAGCAGCTTCTTGGGGATGTTACAAATGCTTGAAGCTCCTACTGCGGAATGGAGGGGACCCAAATCTCGAAGACCAG GATGGAAACAGAGCAATCGACCTAGCCTTGGAACAGGGAAACAAGATGTGTGTGCAAATCCTGCAGGGCTTCCAGTATGCCTGGCGCCCAGAGGAGGCCAATGGAGCAAACAAGCACACAT TCTGCCATGAAGGCTTGAGAAACGCTGAGAGCTTCCTTTCCACTTTGACTGACGACTGCACAGAAACCGGTATCATCTCAAGACTTTCTGAAGTGTGGGATGATCCTGGACCGCTTAGCAGCACCCAAAAGTGTCTGCCAGACGGGAGTCCCAGTAACTCAGGGCTGGGTGTCACCTTTAACAACGCGGCAGCTGCTGATGCAAGTGGCCGGCTGAGTTGTATCCCAGGGAATCTCCGGGACCATCCATGCTGTTCAGTGCCTCCATCCACGTTGGCCTTTTGTGCCTATTCACACCCGGGGCGTTCCCAGGGACCTGGCACTTTGTCTGACAATGGTCCATGCAGCCGTCGTGGCATACCTCAGCCAGTGCTGTCCAGCACTTGGCTTTCAGCCAGTAATGAGCCTCGAGAACTAACTTCAAGTCTAACTACAACACAGGGCCTTCCTGGGGATGAAGCATCAGCTTCTCTTTCCTCAGAGACCGACAACAGTTTGACACCACCTGGCCCTGGCTATGAAGACACAACAGACAGTGGTCACGGTCTATCTTCCCAGCCAGTGCCTGGCCGGGATGAATCCATTTCAAAGGAGCCTGTGATCTTCTCTCAACCACAGCGTTGCAGCATGAGCCATGCAGCGCGGGCACGGAGAAGTGTCAGTTTCTGTGAGTCCCCTAAAATGTTCCCCCTCTGTAACAATGGAAACTGGAAGGAAAGCCCTTCGGGGCCACGCTGCAACCCCAGAGTTAGTGCTGCCAACGGGACTCTGGGCCTGTCCTGGCTCAGTGACGTCCTCGATCTCGAAATGTTAGGAAAGGTGAATGGCCAGGAAGGATTGGATGTCACATCCCCAGACCACGTGTACCTGTTCTGTCGGGCCAACTCCACAGCCATCTGTGACTTGGAAAAGACAGTGATGGAGCCAACGTTCCTGGCCAGAACACACGAAAATTCAGACTCTCCCTTCGCCGCTGGACAGGTGCTTAGCAGAAGCTCCAAGAGCGGCAGTAGCCAATATACCAGCTGTGACAGCGACTGTTACATTAGCGCCGCAGACGCTTCTGACCACAGCGAGCCGAAGAAAGGCTTGGAAGGGAACGAGGGCTGTACACAGTGCCGCAGCTCTTCTCTGTGTGCCGGGGACGGAAGTGCTGATTCCAACAGCGCTGGCAGCACAGAGGGGAGTTCCCGAGTGCACTTAGGCAAACGGTTGATGGCCAGCGCCGCAGGGCAGAGCTGCGAGAAGCTGGTCGAAATGCCATCTGCAGGGGAAGCAGTTACGCAGCACGTGCCGCCCTCCGGGTCACAGAACACAGAGATTGCAGGAGGAAGGCATTTATCTGCTAGTTCTGAAGCATCCCACGTTAGCAGGGAGGGTTCTGGTTTGACCTCCGCTGGGAAGCCAGCTTCAGAGCTGTGTACCTGCGGCACTGCACACGAATCTCTCAAAGACACGGGGGTATCGAGCCCTTCCCAAGAGTTACAGGCTGAATGTGTCTCTCACAAGCAGAATGACAGAGGCTCAAACATCTTGACTCGGGAACCACATCAGTTGACCCCGGCTGGTGTTGCAGTTGAGGAAGCTGGTCCTCGGGAAGCTGCCGCCTCTGTGAACTACAGGCAAATTATTGCAGATTGGAAACTGCAGGGTAAATTGAAGGGGATGCAGCTTTCCACAGACAGCAGTCTCTCTGCAAGGACAGAACTGACCAGTAGCCAGTGGGTAGCAAGAAAAGCCGATATTCAGGAATGGGATCCCTCTGCATATGGGTCTGACCCTGAGATGCCGGACACGGTGCTGCTCAGTGGGGCCATGGGCGGGACGCCGGACATGGGGACGCCAGGCGGGGACATGGAAGACCATAACAGAGAGGAAGAAATGAATGGCAACCCATTCCAAGGGAGATCGGTAAAGCATCCCAGTCTGAGCAGTGAAGCTGACACCTTAGTGATCCAGCACCTTGCCAGTCCCGCTGACGGTTCTGGAGAAGACGAGCTCTCTCACTTGAACGAGAAACAGAAGATGGTTCCCACATCTTCAGATGTTTCCCCACTGCTTCAGCTGCGTCCCAGGTCCTGCCACGTCACCCCCAGAACAAAGAACCGCTTGACCTCTGCGGCGCGTGACAGCAGCTCCTCCTCATCGCTCTTCGAGGAGACGCTGGAGATGCCAAGGCGGCCCAGGAGAATTCGGAGCCCCCCGGGGAGGCGTTGGATGCCAGTTGACCCTGCTGCCTGTCTGGAAGGTAATACCGTGGGGGGGAGCTGGGTCGCTCAGGGGGATGAAAATGCATCTTGTTGGGAAGCAGAAGAAACGAATGACCTGGATGATACTGAAATAATTGCAAAAGCCACCAGCCGCTCAGGGTCCTCTGCTGGTCATAGCAGCTACCCAGATGCCAGCCCCACAGTGCTGCTAGACTCTGCCGGGGGCACCGATGAGCAGTCCTTGTCTGGTAACAAGGGGAAAGCCGAGACAGGTGCTGCCTGCCACCCTGGCCTTCCTCCCCGCCTCCCAAGCTCCGATACAGACAACTCCCCGTCAGACAGCATGTGGCTGACGGAGGATGGGGAGAGTGACTGCACAGACCCAACACGGCAGGTTGCTCTCACCAGGCCCCTTGATGCAATGGCCTTCTCCCAGGCTGAATCAGATGCTGCGAATGAGGAAGATGGGAGAGTGTTGCCCAGCGCGTGCCCACAAGAGGAGCGCCGTCAGCCTCAGCTGGATGCCAAGAGGCAGCCTGGTCTCTCCAGGGTTAGTTTCAGTCGACTGTCCTCCAGCAGGGCTTCTTGGGCAACGTCTGCCACCGACCACCCTTCGAGGCTGAGCCCTGTGCCGGACTCATGCAGCCAGGACTTTCCCCTCTCGCCCGGCGGCCGGCCTGTGAACCTCAGCGCCCGGGAGCCGGTGGAATATCTCTACATGGACGAGGAGGAAGGGTACGCCCTGATCGAGCGGCATGTCCCTTGCACGGACGACGCATCCGTCCTCGCAGACACTACGAGCTCTGATGACACTATCGTTTATGACTGGAGAGCCTACCAGAGCAAACTGGCGGAGCAGGCGAGCAAGGAGAACCAGCCCCCGCAGTGCAAGTCACCAATGGCAACCTCCAGGCTGCATCTCCTCTCTGATGAAGCCCTCATTAGGAAGCTGAGAAACCTGGGCACAAACCCAGGGCCCATTACGGGTCTAACGAGGAAGTTCTACTTGCAGCTGCTCGACAAACTGATGAAAGACCCGAACGCCCAGGCCAGGAAGAGGTCTGCAG GACACAGCCCTGAGCTGGCCTCTGCGCTAGAGACCTTTCAGATCCCCGACTGCAAGGACGACGAAATGGCTCTCTCCAGACAGTTCGACCAGCCCGACAAGAACAAGAAGTGGAGGGAGGGCGTGCTCAAGTCCAGCTTTAACTATCTGCTGTTGGACCCCAG GGTGACTCAGAACTTACCTTTCCGCTGCCACCACCTGAGCCAGGCTGACTGCTTTAGGAGTTTCGTCAGTGCCATCTTCTACGTGGGCAAAGGGAAACGCTCCCGACCCTACAGCCACCTCTACCAGGCCCTAACTCACTACAAGGGTGGAAAGAAGCAG GCGTGCCCCAAAGTGCAGCACATCCTGGACATCTGGGCGGGCGGCCAGGGCGTAATCTCCGTGCACTGCTTCCAGAACGTCATCCCGGTGGAAGCTTACACGCGGGAGGCCTGCTTGGTGGATGCGATTG GGTTAAAGATGCTCACCAATCAGAAGAAGGGGAATTACTACGGCGTGGTGGCGAGCTGGCCCATGAAACGCCGCCGGTGCCTGGGGATTCACATGCTGCACAGGGCCATGCAGATCTTCCTGGCGGAAGGGGAACGGCAGCTGCGTCCGGCAGACCTCCAGATTGGACAGTGA